A segment of the Epinephelus fuscoguttatus linkage group LG23, E.fuscoguttatus.final_Chr_v1 genome:
AGACACAGAAATGTCCCAGAAAATCCGAATTTTAAAGCAAAGTACTCCTGAAAGAGTTATTCCAAACTCCAcaaataccgctgctttgtcagtcaGCACAAGAcgttatagaaaaaaaaaatgtaaacatgttagtctgactgaaattgtactaaatcaaatttctcaaagtcggactaacaccCCCAGATAATCAAAGTTCAAAAAGTTCAAAACGTTTTTATTGTCAATTTGCTATATGTGCAGGACATACAGAGAATTGAAATGCTGTTTCCCTCTCACCTAGTATTAATGTCACACAATTTAAGCACTGGAACACACAATtttaggccatgtttacacaaaaacgatccactgaaaacagaatcatttctcatttttgttttgaaaaaagttccgtGTTTAgacaacgttttgataacaatcgccgTGCACACAgatccgcaaaaatgaccaaaaacactgcagtatacatgccaggctgGTAGTTGGTGGTGTAACACTTATGCTTCCGTCTTCAGAGcggtgatgtataaacaaacaaaatggcaactgcacaaacgtttgtctggacggacgacgaggtggagttgctacagtaaatctactcTATGATGGGGAAGCGTTGATTCaatagggtgagcagcacaagcagagctggggagtccgccattgttgttgtgatggtcgactttctctcTGTAGAGAGAGGGATTCTGTGTGGTATGGTTGATAGCTTTGGAAAAAGCTTAAAAGTGCACCTACAGTTATGATCTCTAAAACAGAGCTCATTAATTAAACAACACTCACAGCCTTATCAAGTCAGTAAAGGTTTATTCAGTCACAAAATGTTTCACAGTTAAAAAAGATAATCTATAAACTTCCAgaagcaataaaaataaacacagttaaAATACAATATCGTACAATATCTCACATATTAAAGTTACTGTCCAGGTCATGTCCATTCATGAAGCCTTTGGTCTGCTTTTGATTACTGAATCGATCCAGTCGATATAGTTCCCCACTTTAGTGTAAACACCGGGTTTTCCAGAGCGGCCGCAGCCCTCTCCCCAGCTGATGATCCCATACAGGAAGCTGACATCATTCCTCGCACAAGCCAGAGGGCCCCCGGAGTCGCCCTGGGGAaacatggggggaaaaaaatagatacagtccacacacataaacatagaTGCACAGATCAAAGCAGAGTCACACAAACAGCTGAGTCACACGCTTGAAACCTAATATATTGTAAAAATCGCACTCCACCTGTGAGGTAAACAGATAAGCGTGACATTTAATTCAAGAGGAAGGAGCTTAAATGTTATTACACCGCAGGTTGAGTAGGTAGTCTCCACTCAAGAGAATCCCCTGCTGCCATCTTAAATGCCACTCCGTTACTCTGATACCTCAAGTCAACTTTCTGATATCGACCCTTTCAGAGCCAAGGGAGGAGGTCAGCAATGACGTGGGCTCCAGGAGTCTATTTTTCCCTGGAACACTTTATGATCAGTCCTAACTTCCAACACTCAGGAGCAACAGGACTGaaaaaacagcagagtgttcCCCTATCTCTTCATAAAGCAAACTTAAACTTGTTTTACTGTAAGAATTTACTAAGTGGAGATTTATGCATCACTAAATTAAAATGTGGTGTATCACACAAACTAATTTTTACATAAAGTTAAGTTTACTTCATAGTTACATCTATTAACTGCCAGACGTAGGTATTAACAAGCTAACGGAGCCAACTGATAAAGCTAATGCTGGCATATAACCTGTTGAGAGTGAAGAGTAAAATAGGCAGTGGTTGACACAACTGCTCtgacacttaaagggatagttcggacTTTTTGAAGTGGGGTAGTACGAGGTATTTATCAGCATATTACAAACAGTACATGTTGGTCACcacacctccagtttggagaagcagacaggatgACCAACATTAAAGCAATGCACTGTTGTTAATGGGGGCAGCAACAGAATGTATTATAGTTACCTGAAATAAGTCGCCCCGAAAGAAATCAAAAATTCTTTAGGGGCAAAATTTGCTCAACTGAAGCCTTGATATtcctctcttcaaagccagccTCCCATAAGAagaacagtaatttaacatcgcTGAACAAGAgggctgctggtctaccgctgcatCGATCAGTCTGTTTGTGTTATCGTGTGACTTTGGCAGGAAAAAAggttagttcggattcaccaaagtcacacagtagcacaaataaactaactgatcgaggcagcggtagagcagcagctcctgtgttcagctagCTAAAACAGCTTCCGTGTTGGAACGGGCTATCTACATTGAGGTGAAGAGGTGAAAAAATTCTCAATACAGTATACACTGTAAActgtatttgatatttttaggtgctaaaatatgttttgctgctgtccccgtccacagcagtacaatgCTCAGCTGCTGTGTGAGTCCTTCTGCCTGCTTCTCCGAACTGGAGACGTGTCGAccaacatctactgtaggtaatacactgtctatggatatatacctcatacaaccccacttaaaaaaatctgacctATCCCTTTAACTGAAATGCTTTTAAATAATAATGCAAATTGGGAAATTTTAGCTTTAAcaatcataaaaacaacacaatctGACTAAAATTACAAAAGTCATGCCAATAATGTCAGACTAAATGAACTTATTAGGATGCTTTcaatttgttttcaaaatgttttcctACCTGGCAGGCGTCGACACAGCCGTTGAGCCCCGCGCAGATCATGTCGGAAGTGACATGGTTACCGTAACTCTCCTTACAAGTGCCATGATTCATCAGTCTCACTCCACCCTCCTGCAGACTAGAGTAACCTTCTGCCTCTGTCAAAATAAAGCACAAATAACTCATTACATTACAACAAAGTCGACTTATGACCTGAACAGGGCCAACGCCAAGCCCCGCCCAGgacacaaaaaatacatctaAATGTTTACTATTGTTTGGATGTGTCagtttgttgttgatttttcaATTACACTGTCTGCACATTGTATTTAAGACCCCAACACACCCACAGTCCACCCACACAGGTGCTTCCACTAATGTCTGATTAGAACTGTGTGGGCTCAGACTGACTGTGCTTATTGAAATCACTTCACTCTCATGTGAGCTTTGTCATCAGTCAGGGTGGAATAATTTACACTGTTGTTCTTACTTTATGACAACACATATTTTCCAGCATAGCTCCACCCGATTTCAACCTCACTTAAGGTTTACCTATCCAGAGTGacagaaaacacctgtgtgggtgtgcagggCCGTGAAAAATCAACAAACGCAACACACTAATTTCTAACTGAAATAACTGCCTTGTAATTAATACCGAAATATGTTGTTCTTTCCAAGAAACATATTGGGAAGTTATCACACAACTGTGGATTTACAACTTCCGGgtccgtcacatgatgccatcgGGCCTAGAAAGACTTTTTCCAATAGACTCACAATGtcaaagagacatctgtaaatctgtggattatttttttttagcatcacaACACCCATTAAATGAATCGTTTCACTATTGAGATTTGATGCATtttgtctgataacatttctaCAGTCTAGAGGAGCTGCAcgattaaattattttaccccattcaagttagcaaagGCCTAAACCGGAGGTTATCCGTTCGGCCAGCCAGagtctctagtgtgcttgctctatggTCCCATGGATGTGGAAGATCAGGGTAATTTTTATCCTGGAAAGTCGAAATTTTTTTTGGTTCATGCACCagctgagcaactttcataagaatgaacagggccctgcctccaacactgtatccaggactctttatacatccattgCTACCCCCCAAAGTTCCCACAAAAGGACATAACCTCAGTGTCCTTAATGGTAGCTACAGCCCTGAACCTAAAGCCATTTATAGGTCATTGCTTTTGGTTTGTTCTTGCCACAGATGTTATCTAGCACCGTCTTCAAGAGCTAAGACATTTTTCAGCTCTCAAGTTTTTATGGGACAACCAAATTTACTAAATCATCTGTTTATTAAAAGTTAGCAGTTTCTTAGAACCTTGGAAGAACTTCATGCACAAGTGCAGTGATGTATTTGCATACACTATGCATACAACACACAAGTGAATGAAGCTAAAGTGCAACCAACATGCTCTGCTCTGACAGTCCAATACAAAAACAAGTGAATTATTTATTGGCGCTCCACTACCCATACTGAAAAAACTGTCTGCTCTGGTGTATGAATGTAGACAGGTGCCGTCTTGATGACACTGAAATGATTTCCTCATCACTCACTCTCATGCATGTGTCCCCAGCCGCTAATACTACAGCAGTAGTCATCAGGGAACGCCATGCCTTTGTCTGGGAGACAGATGGGTCTGATGAACGGGGTTCTCCTCACACACCGCCCGTCCTGCTTCGCCAGTTTGATCAGAACTGCCAAACAGAAACGCAACATGATGAAACAGGCGATAAAAAGTGGAGTTCAAATAATGAAACAAGTGCTAGACTTGGAGACTGTGTTGCTCCGCCcagcagtcagtgtgtgtgtgaatgtgtgtgtgaatgtggggGAGCACAGGGACACAGCTGCTCAGTGACGCACAGCTGTGCACGCAGACCAGGGTCTTaagtgagtttgtgtgtttctgaatgggGACAGGAGGTCTCCTAGTTTATGTGagtcactggtgtgtgtgtgtgtgtgtgtgtgtgtgtgtgtgtgtgtgtgtgcatcttaaTGCTTACCAATGTCGTGTAGTGTTGGGTTAAACACTGAGAACTGTTTTGGAAAGATGTACTCCTCCACTCCAAATGTCCTGGTGTTGGGATCGGTGACGTTGAATCTCTGCTGGCCGAGCACCACTCGAATCTGCGACCTCAGAGGGCTGAGAGAAGACACACGATTATCAGTCGATGGTACCCATAAtactccatctgtctgtccaacATTTTAGTTCAGAGCCACGCTACCTCGACAACTGCCAGCTGAATTTCCTCGAACTTTGCTATGgatgatccccagaggatgaaccctggGAAGCACCACCATTAATTCAAAATTCACGTTTGCACAACAACTATTAATATCTAAAGGGCAGATTTCTGTCTAGCACTTTATACTCCCCGAAGTATCAACCCTTTCCATGTTAGACCTCATTTAATGATCTCTTGGCACTTTGAGTGCTGCTGGCAAGTCTCTATTAACAGCTAAATGTTCATTATGCCCGACACTTTTGTGCTGCGGGGTGTCAGGAACACAGAGCACTCTTCTTctactttaaaaatattttctgcagtaacaGTATGTTAAATGGAAGCCTTGCAGAAATCACACTGTGTCCTTTCTGAAGATAAAATGTCTTCTGCGCACCTCCGTTCCTGTCTAGCAATGTCTAATCCCATGATGTAATGCTTCAGCTGAGGATCTTTGAACTCGAACATGACAACACACGCCTGCCTACTGACATCAAAAGGGAAATGTATGCACTTGCATGTAAACAGCATGTGCGCGTGAGACGTTTTTAGGTTTTCCTCGAACTCAAGCTAAATATAGCGCGTTCGTGAAGCTGTGATCCTGAGAGGTCAAAGTCTTTGAAGCTGCGACCTCTTGTTCAGGTGCAACAGTCAGAAAATAGTTAAAATAATGCAGGGATACTAATACAAATATCAGCATCCATTGCAGCTGAAGTGCCCTCATGACATACTTGCGGAAGAAGCAGTGAGCCGCAGAGATGACCCAGCAAGAGGAGATCAGGCTGCCGGCGCAGAAGTCTGACTTTCCAATGTAAATGGCTGCCATCCAGGGGTGAGTACCTGGCAGAGCTGATTTTCCACCCAATATCCGCCCCCTGGCAATCGATAACCTCTTCTTGTGCTTTTTCCCACACACGTGCTTCTTTGCAGTCTTGGAGGGCCTCCGTCTTTTAATGCCTGGCAGGACATTAAATGGCATAATCCTTCGCGGTGAAGCTGCGTGAGAAATACAAGTTAAAGGGCATGATTCTTTCAAACTTAGTGGCACAACTGCGACTATGAGCTACAACAAAGCACAACAGGTCTAACACCTAGAATATTTAGTTAACACATTTCCTAAATACCTCTTcggaatattttcatttttgtcgCTGGCTGATTCTCCCCTGCAAAAAGCATAAAAAGCTCTTGTATAGGGTGATAATGTCAGAGTAACAGAGCAACCTCATGCTAAAAATCATATGCTTGAGGAGAGCACAGCAGATGGGAGAAGCTTGTGGATTCTGTGCATACCCCTGGCATTATGACAGACAGCCAACTGTGCAAAATCCCACTCACCACATAAACATTTGGCTGCACCTGACATGACATGTTGATTCAGGGTGAGTCATGCTTCATTTCCCCCTTATCACATCTAGCCCACGTTTTCAAAAAAGCTCCGCCAAAAACCAGCCAACTTGGCTGATTTCGGCTTTTGCCGAGCGGCGTGACTCAACAGAGATTAGCTGTATTCTCCgtgctttctgtttttatcacaAACACTGGATTTCCAATTAAATGTGGAGGCATTTAATGAGGTGTTGAGCTGTTTTGAATATGTCGCTGACTGTGTCATATCATCATCAAGGCTGCGGGAATGAAGATATAGAATGATGCAGCGAGTGGCCTTCGTAAATAGTCTCAGCTTTTCAATCTTTATAAAGATGAGTTCAATGTTAAAATAGGGGTCTGTGATAAGGacagcaaaatgaaaatgcaatcCTTGATAAGGTGCATAAGGAAATATGTTCATTTGGCTTTGACTTACCTAAAAATAAGGTTAATAATTAATTGAAAGAGCAGGAATAATAAGTCAGGGGTGGTAAGAATTTGTTTCCAAGTGGAGGcaaatgaggaaaaacaaactgtattAACAACACCCCTGGCCAAGCTAACAGATATATCATGCTTTAACCATATGGCAGAGCAGCAAAATATATCAATACATCCGTTTAGTGATTAAACGGGTGTATGACATTTCTGTCCTGACAAAATGTTTCAACGCACATTAGCCctctgacaacaaaaaaaaaaacctctccaAAACTCCTTTCCTGTGCCCCGTTTACTTACACACAGCCATCACACAGGAGGGGACGTCACAGTACTCCCAGGAGATGGCGCCGTCATTTAGCGTGTAGCACCACGGCATCTTGTCTTTATCTGggtttctgcacacacacagaaacacaacgGACAGAGTGTGTGTAGGTGCGGCGCCATTGTTTTCAACACCACACGTGACTCAGGACAATGCAACAGCTAAATGGCTTTGTCACTTTTGAATGTGGAGGCTGAGGAATGATTCAGTTTCTCTGCTTTTACATACAAATTGTGTTAAATATTAGGAGTAATGTTTCACTGAGCTGCAATATGCAACTTTGAGTGTGAGCGTTTCAGACACTCTTGAGTGTTTGTGCACACAGGTTTGCTTGAAATGGGCTTTTCTTTGATGTTTTGGGGCACATGCCATTTGCTGTAGGCCTGCCATATGGGCACTGGGTAGTCATAGCAACGAAGACGACTGAGGAAGGCAGTAAGAAATGGAAGAAGAGTGAATGTGGGGGagataagtttttttttttattatacacaGGCTGAATTCAACATGTGCGTCTTTAATGCTCACGGtggttttattgttgccagTTTCATCTGAGGCTCAGCCACATGAGCGACAAGTGTTGGAACATGAACTTCACAGATAAGGGGCACAACGAGCATGCAGCTTTGCAAGCCCCGGGTAAAAAGTTGGATATTGCAGCTTTAAAGTATTATTCATGGGAAAAGTAAAAGGAAATCTGGCGTTAAAGATAAGCCAGTTTGCACTGTAGCACCAACAATATGAGCACAACATCTACTGCCAGAATTAGCAGATGTCTCAACACACACCTGCAGAAGGCATGTTCGCCGAGGCCCCTGAGGGGCGAGGCAACCACCGTGCCCACATGGAGCTCGTCATACAGTAGGTCTGAGTTCCATGGCACACAACGGGCACCGGACACCGTGGCGCTCACTACCCCTCTGTAATCTGTGCCCCTGCCATTATAGCACTCGGACTCtggctctgcacacacatgcacacacaggcgcaaacacacaaaacaaaaacgtcTTAATCAAGTCTCCATTCCGCAGCACAACACAGGTATGTAAACAATATGAATGCAATCAGACAGTTTCCAGATGTGTGATGACAGATCTATTTGCTTCACACTAAAATCAGTCAGAACAAGTCGGTTACCACGGCTACAACCACTAAGTTTAGCGGCTTTCTTGTGTCTTCATCTGCCATCATTAATCAAACCATTGTTACAAAAGCACCTGCGTGAACACACATGCGCTGTATGAACATGCACACATAACaaacatcacttcctgtcactaCAGTGCTGCTTTAACTCACCGAGGCCGCAGTAGGGACCGCTGTAGCCACGTCTGCAGTTACACACTTCCTTGCTGGTGGATGTGATCAGTCGACACGTTCCGTCATTCTGACAAGGGTTTGAAGGGCACACTGGACACATTGAGGCAAACCAGGTCACATGTTTATACCATGCATACTGCATATTTCCACAGTAAGCTATTTAACGGAATATGTCTGTTCTTTAAATAGTTAAAACCTgcattaaggtttttttttttcaaatattcactctcttttagctctgtttttggtctcctccAACTcttgagggaaatatctggcttttTACTCGCACTGCTCACTCATACCAACCTCATGTTCAGCCACAGCAGACGGCTGTTACGCAAAATAAGATCTGAGAAACTGAATGTTCACTACCTGCCCACCACCAGACACCAGACGGACAAAGTTAATAACTAGCTGTAAACACAGTGGCCgcaaaagagacagatattCCCCTAAAGAGTTGGTCTGCTGGTTGAATACGTGTGAAACAATTCGCTGACATTAAGTGGCAAGAAAATCATGAACGGCAGGTTGAACGAAGTAGATCTCACCACTGAGATGCAACTTTTATCTGTGCTCAAACTTGTTTTAGCTattaaatttgtcttttttgtagTTCGATTAAACCAAAAGATAAAATTTAACTTGGAATGGAAATATAGtctaatttaatttgaaagccAATTCAATGGAGATGCAGGTGCGTttatttaaaggacagatttgttttcactgtaaGATAAGCTCCTACCGTCAGGACAAAAAACAGTTTCGGCTCAGGGAGCATGAAACCACCTTAGTGCCTCTCGCTTTTATGCCAGGGAATCAGTTAAATGCCCACGAACATCCCCCCATTGAGATGAAAGCACCTTATGGACCCATGGGGTGTGTCCTAAAACACCATTCCTGAGTCACAGTGAGTCATATAATCTGTCTATTCTTCCATGGCAAGGTTTGTCTTGTAACTATGGAGCTGTGATCAAAGAGAAAAGGCATGTCTCCAGGGTGGGAGGAGACCTGACACTTGTATCTTTTAAGGctttgtgaaattaaaaaaacctACAGACATCTTTACATAGAGTGCGCTATTCTACGTTTTGAGTTAATATATCAGGTGTAAGGTATTAAAAAATGAAGCGCTCCTGCAAACTTAGCTAATATGTGGTAACTTCTAGTAAAGAAAGTTCACCTAACTGACAATCAGTCTCACAGTTTGTGGACGTGAATAGTGTCTAAGTGATTGTAAATACATTCCCGTCTTGGGTTTCACTCTCATCATCTCAACAAAAGCCGACCCCAGAGCAAAAACAAGACACAGTTGAAGCAGAACAACAGCTGAAAGCCCATCTTACTTGTGTAGCGAACCCTCTCACACTTGATTTCCCCTGCCACGCATGTGCACTGTTCCACATTACGGAGGTGAATCCGTCCCCAAGACTCTCCGATGTCATAATGGCGCAGGTGTACGGTTTCATAGCACTTCTCTGTAAAAGCCGACACAACACATAAAAAGCAATAGGTTGAAATGTGAGAGGAGGCTGAGGAGTTCAATGGAGCGTGCAGAGCAAAGTTTGATGGCTGAGCTCTGCGAGATGCATTTtaagtggatacatttttgtgtgtgggggggggttTTGTTTGGGTTCTGTCTGATTGGGATTCAAATGATTTTGGATGCAAAGTGAAACCTATTTGCAAATGACTCATTACAGAGTTCTCTGAAACTAAAGGCGAAGGTTCATCAAGGAGGGTatgaaagttcattcttgaTCTTAGAAATAAcagtttgacaaaaacaatttcaa
Coding sequences within it:
- the LOC125884051 gene encoding hepatocyte growth factor activator isoform X1; its protein translation is MQTFNMAYLLLLFLPCVFSMRARILVPGNETVISKEPYKESRKVLTTTGKECKFPFRQGGRIHHHCLTILASKPWCSLTHNFDRDRQWGFCATEETQPEVVVHTSRRITDPCQVNPCQNGGVCTLIPHRPSFECSCPESFTGTLCEQKKCYETVHLRHYDIGESWGRIHLRNVEQCTCVAGEIKCERVRYTMCPSNPCQNDGTCRLITSTSKEVCNCRRGYSGPYCGLEPESECYNGRGTDYRGVVSATVSGARCVPWNSDLLYDELHVGTVVASPLRGLGEHAFCRNPDKDKMPWCYTLNDGAISWEYCDVPSCVMAVWENQPATKMKIFRRASPRRIMPFNVLPGIKRRRPSKTAKKHVCGKKHKKRLSIARGRILGGKSALPGTHPWMAAIYIGKSDFCAGSLISSCWVISAAHCFFRNPLRSQIRVVLGQQRFNVTDPNTRTFGVEEYIFPKQFSVFNPTLHDIVLIKLAKQDGRCVRRTPFIRPICLPDKGMAFPDDYCCSISGWGHMHEKAEGYSSLQEGGVRLMNHGTCKESYGNHVTSDMICAGLNGCVDACQGDSGGPLACARNDVSFLYGIISWGEGCGRSGKPGVYTKVGNYIDWIDSVIKSRPKAS
- the LOC125884051 gene encoding hepatocyte growth factor activator isoform X2, which produces MQTFNMAYLLLLFLPCVFSMRARILVPGNETVISKEPYKESRKVLTTTGKECKFPFRQGGRIHHHCLTILASKPWCSLTHNFDRDRQWGFCATEETQPEVVVHTSRRITDPCQVNPCQNGGVCTLIPHRPSFECSCPESFTGTLCEQKKCYETVHLRHYDIGESWGRIHLRNVEQCTCVAGEIKCERVRYTMCPSNPCQNDGTCRLITSTSKEVCNCRRGYSGPYCGLEPESECYNGRGTDYRGVVSATVSGARCVPWNSDLLYDELHVGTVVASPLRGLGEHAFCRNPDKDKMPWCYTLNDGAISWEYCDVPSCVMAVSSPRRIMPFNVLPGIKRRRPSKTAKKHVCGKKHKKRLSIARGRILGGKSALPGTHPWMAAIYIGKSDFCAGSLISSCWVISAAHCFFRNPLRSQIRVVLGQQRFNVTDPNTRTFGVEEYIFPKQFSVFNPTLHDIVLIKLAKQDGRCVRRTPFIRPICLPDKGMAFPDDYCCSISGWGHMHEKAEGYSSLQEGGVRLMNHGTCKESYGNHVTSDMICAGLNGCVDACQGDSGGPLACARNDVSFLYGIISWGEGCGRSGKPGVYTKVGNYIDWIDSVIKSRPKAS
- the LOC125884051 gene encoding hepatocyte growth factor activator isoform X3, coding for MQTFNMAYLLLLFLPCVFSMRARILVPGNETVISKEPYKESRKVLTTTGKECKFPFRQGGRIHHHCLTILASKPWCSLTHNFDRDRQWGFCATEETQPEVVVHTSRRITDPCQVNPCQNGGVCTLIPHRPSFECSCPESFTGTLCEQKKCYETVHLRHYDIGESWGRIHLRNVEQCTCVAGEIKCERVRYTMCPSNPCQNDGTCRLITSTSKEVCNCRRGYSGPYCGLASPRRIMPFNVLPGIKRRRPSKTAKKHVCGKKHKKRLSIARGRILGGKSALPGTHPWMAAIYIGKSDFCAGSLISSCWVISAAHCFFRNPLRSQIRVVLGQQRFNVTDPNTRTFGVEEYIFPKQFSVFNPTLHDIVLIKLAKQDGRCVRRTPFIRPICLPDKGMAFPDDYCCSISGWGHMHEKAEGYSSLQEGGVRLMNHGTCKESYGNHVTSDMICAGLNGCVDACQGDSGGPLACARNDVSFLYGIISWGEGCGRSGKPGVYTKVGNYIDWIDSVIKSRPKAS